A window of the Citrus sinensis cultivar Valencia sweet orange chromosome 9, DVS_A1.0, whole genome shotgun sequence genome harbors these coding sequences:
- the LOC127899631 gene encoding wall-associated receptor kinase-like 8, whose protein sequence is MSMCDSFDFVTNGSCIGTGCCQIEIPRGSFKNHTNVSSFNPCTYAFVVDQSQFHFTSNYLAFDGIPDDFPIVLDWEITTIETCEEAKICGPNASCDKSKDNTTTSSGYHCKCNKGYEGNPYLSDGCRDVNEFEDPSLNNCTHICDNTAGNYTCRCPKGFRGDGRRDGGGCIPNQKNLIKVALGCSGGLGLLFLIVGIWGLYKFTKKRREIKSKQKFFKRNGGLLLQQELSSNKSSVEKTKLFTSKDLEKATDNYNANRILGQGGQGTVYKGMLADGRIVAVKKSKLVDENNVEQFINEVVILSQINHRNIVKLLGCCLETEVPLLVYEFVPNGTLYQNIHNHIEEFPITWELLLRIAVEVSGALFYLHSAASISIYRRDIKSANILLDDKYRAKVSDFGTSRSITVDQTHLTTKVQGTFGYVDPEYFQSSQFTEKSDVYSFGVVLVEILTGQKPIRAINIDEDRSLVGYFLQAMNENRLFEVLDALVLKEAEREEIMTVATLAKRCLNLNGKNRPTMKEVAFELGGIRASIGASILQQNCGVIDCVNGDISEHYLESDLVSMGTSILNNSAAFSIDAGPAFSIDARPLL, encoded by the exons ATGTCCATGTGCGACAGCTTTGACTTTGTCACCAACGGGTCCTGCATCGGCACTGGATGTTGCCAGATTGAGATTCCTAGAGGGAGCTTTAAAAATCACACCAACGTGTCATCATTCAATCCATGCACTTATGCGTTTGTTGTTGATCAAAGCCAGTTCCATTTCACCTCCAATTATCTTGCCTTCGATGGCATACCAGACGATTTTCCTATAGTGCTTGATTGGGAAATAACCACAATTGAAACATGTGAAGAAGCAAAAATATGTGGACCAAATGCATCCTGCGATAAATCCAAGGATAACACCACTACTTCTTCCGGCTATCATTGCAAATGCAACAAAGGTTACGAAGGCAATCCGTACCTCTCTGATGGTTGCCGAG ATGTTAATGAATTCGAAGACCCGAGCCTCAATAACTGCACGCACATATGTGATAACACAGCAGGAAATTACACATGTCGCTGCCCCAAGGGGTTTCGTGGAGACGGAAGAAGAGATGGAGGAGGTTGTATACccaatcaaaaaaatttgattaaggtCGCTCTAG GTTGCAGTGGTGGGCTTGGACTCTTGTTTCTAATCGTTGGAATATGGGGATTGTATAAGTTCACAAAAAAGAGGAGGGAAATCAAGTCTAAGCAGAAgttctttaaaagaaatggTGGTTTGTTATTGCAACAAGAACTGTCTTCAAACAAAAGCAGTGttgagaaaacaaaattgtttaCTTCAAAGGATTTAGAAAAGGCCACTGATAACTATAATGCCAATCGAATCTTGGGTCAAGGAGGACAAGGCACTGTGTATAAAGGAATGTTGGCAGATGGTAGAATTGTGGCCGTCAAAAAATCCAAATTAGTAGATGAGAATAATGTTGAGCAGTTCATCAATGAGGTGgtaattttatctcaaatcAACCACAGAAATATTGTTAAGTTATTGGGATGTTGTTTGGAGACAGAAGTTCCTCTTTTAGTCTATGAatttgttccaaatggaactcTCTATCAAAACATACATAACCACATCGAGGAGTTTCCAATTACATGGGAATTGCTTTTACGCATTGCTGTAGAAGTTTCAGGTGCTCTTTTCTATTTGCATTCAGCTGCTTCTATTTCTATTTATCGTCGAGACATCAAGTCTGCAAACATACTTTTGGACGATAAATATCGAGCCAAAGTTTCGGATTTTGGAACTTCAAGATCTATAACGGTTGATCAAACTCATTTGACCACAAAAGTACAAGGGACTTTTGGATATGTAGATCCAGAGTATTTTCAGTCAAGTCAATTTACTGAAAAGAGTGATGTATATAGTTTTGGTGTAGTTCTTGTTGAGATTTTAACTGGTCAAAAACCTATTCGTGCAATCAACATTGACGAAGATAGAAGTTTAGTGGGTTATTTTCTCCAAGCAATGAATGAAAACCGTTTGTTTGAAGTCCTTGATGCTCTAGTTCTTAAGGAAGCTGAGAGAGAAGAGATCATGACTGTTGCTACACTTGCAAAAAGATGCTTGAACTTGAACGGGAAGAACAGACCTACAATGAAAGAAGTGGCATTTGAATTGGGGGGGATTAGAGCGTCAATTGGAGCTTCCATTTTGCAGCAGAATTGTGGAGTGATTGATTGTGTAAACGGTGACATAAGTGAACATTATTTAGAAAGTGATTTAGTTTCTATGGGGACGTCAATTCTAAACAATAGTGCTGCTTTTTCCATCGATGCAGGACCTGCTTTTTCCATTGACGCAAGACCTTTACTTTGA